A genome region from Coffea arabica cultivar ET-39 chromosome 7e, Coffea Arabica ET-39 HiFi, whole genome shotgun sequence includes the following:
- the LOC113700700 gene encoding mitogen-activated protein kinase kinase 4-like yields the protein MATVAQFDHPNLVKLVSSWASVTEIQMMFELIDGFLKDFYTEEENVIAHIAQQILMGLSYPRDKRIVHRDLKLANVLRNNDDNVKIADFGSSRRLDIGNMQFILTVLGTIQYCSPEMLQHQLRKIDRLDKSNIWSLGILLLEIYMGHFPFPRIDKLQIYNEIINDFVVPELPNSTSQFRDFVQQCLIRDVDSRASVDDLLGHNFLYMFH from the coding sequence ATGGCAACTGTAGCTCAGTTTGATCATCCTAACCTTGTGAAATTGGTTTCCAGTTGGGCTAGCGTAACCGAGATTCAAATGATGTTTGAGctgattgatggatttttgaAAGATTTTTACACTGAAGAGGAGAATGTGATCGCACACATTGCGCAACAAATATTGATGGGTCTGAGTTATCCACGGGACAAAAGAATTGTCCATAGGGACTTGAAGCTAGCGAACGTGTTGAGAAATAACGACGACAATGTTAAGATTGCAGATTTTGGTTCGAGCAGGAGATTGGACATCGGCAACATGCAATTCATTTTGACAGTCCTCGGCACTATTCAATATTGTAGTCCCGAAATGTTGCAACATCAACTGCGAAAAATTGACCGACTAGACAAGAGTAACATTTGGAGCTTGGGGATCTTATTGCTGGAAATTTATATGGGACATTTCCCTTTTCCCCGCATTGATAAGCTTCAGATTTACAACGAGATTATTAATGACTTTGTTGTTCCTGAGTTGCCCAATTCTACCTCACAGTTCCGGGATTTTGTTCAGCAATGTTTGATTAGGGATGTAGACTCCAGGGCATCTGTTGATGATCTACTGGGCCACAATTTCTTGTATATGTTTCATTAG